A genomic region of Herbaspirillum sp. DW155 contains the following coding sequences:
- a CDS encoding response regulator, with the protein MEGNPPLSKAYRHALLEAIDDGFCIIEFIDGPHGPLSDYVHIEANSGYYRHTGIEGIVGKRLREIEPDNAQVWLDVYGQVLLTGRPLRFEQEFQAVGRHIEVSATRVGPVEMRQVSVLFRDITVRRRTEAALRENVQRVQLALEAGAIIGTWIWDIPSDRFNVDEGFAAAFGVPPEKGLVGLTLEDLMQSVHPDDRELLSTRIGEALARGGAYAHQYRTRRRDGRYYWLEANGRVELTPDGQASTFPGVLIDIEGRRAVEAERDRALAALRTLNDTLEQRVQERTAALLEAEEALRQAQKMEAVGQLTGGLAHDFNNILAGISGSLELMKVRLAQGRISDIERHLNGAQAAVKRAAALTQRLLAFSRRQTLDPRPADLNRIVADMHELIGRSVGPAITVETIAAGGLWNTFVDIGQLENALLNLCINARDAMPHGGRLTIETANRWLDDIAAMQRGVAPGQYVSLCVSDTGTGMSPDVVARAFDPFFTTKPTGQGTGLGLSMVYGFAGQSGGAVRIYSELGQGATLCIYLPRHLGEGGEDDLSLPDESSLPAAPGSKTILVVDDEPLVRMVTVEVLSDLGYSVLEAEDGPSALKLLTACPELDLLVTDVGLPNGMNGRQLADAIRAPRPELPVLFVTGYAENAVLNHGHLERGMQVLTKPFAADVLARRVKELVGDDEPAAQ; encoded by the coding sequence ATGGAAGGCAATCCTCCTTTGAGCAAGGCGTATCGGCACGCTTTGCTGGAGGCAATCGATGACGGGTTCTGCATCATCGAATTCATCGATGGCCCGCATGGGCCGCTCAGTGATTACGTGCATATCGAAGCCAATTCAGGCTATTACCGGCACACCGGTATCGAAGGCATCGTCGGCAAGCGCCTGCGCGAAATCGAACCGGACAATGCCCAGGTCTGGCTGGACGTGTACGGTCAGGTCCTGCTGACCGGTCGGCCATTGCGTTTCGAGCAGGAGTTCCAGGCCGTCGGCCGCCACATCGAAGTCTCGGCCACCCGCGTGGGGCCGGTGGAAATGCGCCAGGTCTCGGTGCTGTTTCGCGACATCACCGTACGCAGGCGCACCGAAGCCGCGCTGCGCGAAAACGTCCAGCGCGTGCAGCTGGCGCTGGAGGCTGGCGCCATCATCGGCACCTGGATCTGGGACATACCCTCGGACCGCTTCAACGTCGACGAAGGCTTCGCCGCCGCGTTCGGCGTGCCCCCGGAAAAAGGCCTGGTCGGACTGACGCTGGAAGACCTGATGCAATCGGTCCACCCGGACGACCGCGAATTGCTTTCCACGCGCATTGGCGAAGCGCTGGCGCGCGGAGGCGCCTACGCCCACCAATACCGCACGCGTCGGCGCGATGGCCGTTACTACTGGCTGGAAGCCAATGGCCGCGTGGAGCTGACCCCGGACGGGCAGGCCAGCACTTTCCCGGGCGTCCTGATCGACATCGAAGGCCGGCGCGCCGTGGAAGCCGAACGCGACCGCGCCCTGGCGGCGCTGCGCACCCTCAATGACACCCTCGAACAACGCGTGCAGGAGCGCACCGCTGCCTTGCTGGAAGCCGAGGAAGCGCTGCGCCAGGCACAAAAGATGGAAGCCGTGGGGCAGCTCACCGGTGGCCTGGCACATGACTTCAACAACATCCTTGCGGGCATCAGCGGCAGTCTGGAACTGATGAAGGTGAGGCTGGCCCAGGGCCGCATTTCGGATATCGAGCGCCACCTCAATGGTGCGCAAGCCGCCGTCAAGCGCGCTGCCGCGCTCACGCAGCGCCTGCTGGCCTTCTCGCGCCGGCAGACGCTGGACCCCCGGCCCGCCGATCTGAACCGCATCGTGGCCGATATGCATGAACTCATTGGCCGCAGCGTCGGCCCGGCCATCACGGTGGAGACGATCGCCGCAGGTGGTTTGTGGAACACCTTCGTCGACATTGGCCAGCTCGAGAACGCCTTGCTCAACCTGTGCATCAATGCGCGCGACGCCATGCCGCACGGCGGGCGCCTGACCATCGAAACCGCCAACCGCTGGCTGGACGACATCGCCGCCATGCAGCGTGGTGTGGCGCCAGGGCAATACGTATCGCTGTGCGTGAGCGATACCGGCACCGGCATGTCACCCGATGTGGTGGCGCGCGCCTTCGATCCTTTCTTCACCACCAAGCCCACCGGGCAGGGCACGGGGCTGGGCTTGTCGATGGTGTATGGATTTGCCGGGCAATCGGGTGGCGCCGTGCGGATCTATTCGGAACTGGGGCAAGGCGCCACGCTGTGCATCTACCTCCCGCGCCATCTGGGCGAGGGTGGCGAAGATGATCTGTCATTGCCCGACGAGAGCAGCCTCCCGGCCGCGCCCGGCAGCAAGACCATCCTGGTGGTCGATGACGAGCCGCTGGTGCGCATGGTCACGGTGGAGGTGCTCAGTGACCTGGGTTACAGCGTCCTGGAAGCGGAAGACGGACCCTCCGCGCTCAAGCTGCTGACAGCCTGTCCGGAACTGGATCTGCTGGTCACCGACGTGGGCCTGCCCAACGGCATGAACGGCCGCCAGCTGGCAGATGCCATCCGCGCCCCGCGACCGGAGTTGCCGGTGCTCTTCGTGACGGGCTATGCCGAGAACGCGGTACTCAATCACGGCCACCTGGAGCGCGGGATGCAGGTGCTGACCAAGCCGTTTGCAGCCGATGTGCTGGCCCGCAGGGTCAAGGAACTGGTGGGGGATGATGAGCCGGCCGCGCAGTAA
- a CDS encoding voltage-gated chloride channel family protein, translated as MKPHNYPEQLDLLPYIGKWCVIASLIAGLAGSASAFFLFSLDHATQWRQSHAWIIWLLPLGGFVVGWLYLHTGKSVEAGNNLLIDEIHDPKKVIPLRMAPLVLFGTVMSHLFGASVGREGTAVQMGGSLADQLTHLFRLRQEDRRILLMAGISAGFSSVFGTPMAGAIFGLEVLAIGRMRYDAIFPCFVAAIAADQVGLAWGVHHTHYAMTGSAPIALWSVAAVIAAGIVFGLVGMIFSNTTHRLSAFMKRHIAYAPLRPFIGGVVVAVAVWLVGTDRYIGLGIPVIVESFQHPVAPWDFLTKMIFTVTSLGTGFKGGEVTPLFYIGATLGNALAPLLHLPFSLLAGIGFVAVFAGAANTPIASTIMAIELFGPEIGPFAALACVVSYLFSGHTGIYHAQRIGQAKHRPHPEGMKISEVSAYRATLKNNYRQQTSEAVTEKAQGHE; from the coding sequence ATGAAACCTCACAACTACCCCGAACAACTCGATCTGCTTCCCTACATCGGAAAGTGGTGCGTCATTGCCAGCCTGATTGCGGGGCTGGCTGGCTCGGCATCGGCTTTCTTCCTGTTTTCTCTGGACCATGCCACGCAATGGCGGCAAAGCCACGCCTGGATCATCTGGCTGCTGCCGCTGGGCGGCTTCGTGGTCGGTTGGCTCTACCTCCATACCGGCAAATCGGTCGAGGCCGGCAACAACCTGCTGATCGATGAAATCCACGATCCAAAAAAGGTGATCCCGCTGCGAATGGCGCCGCTGGTGCTGTTCGGCACCGTGATGTCGCATCTGTTCGGCGCCTCGGTCGGCCGCGAGGGCACGGCCGTGCAGATGGGCGGTTCGCTGGCAGACCAGCTGACACACCTCTTCAGGCTGCGGCAGGAGGATCGCCGCATCCTGCTGATGGCCGGTATCAGCGCCGGCTTCTCCTCGGTCTTCGGCACCCCCATGGCCGGCGCTATCTTCGGGCTGGAAGTCCTGGCCATCGGGCGCATGCGCTATGACGCCATCTTCCCTTGCTTCGTCGCCGCCATTGCGGCCGATCAGGTCGGTCTGGCCTGGGGTGTGCATCACACCCACTATGCAATGACCGGCAGCGCACCCATCGCGCTCTGGAGCGTGGCTGCCGTGATCGCAGCAGGCATCGTCTTCGGTCTGGTCGGCATGATCTTCTCCAACACCACGCATCGCCTGTCTGCTTTCATGAAGCGGCATATTGCCTATGCGCCGTTGCGCCCCTTCATCGGCGGCGTGGTGGTCGCGGTCGCGGTATGGCTGGTGGGCACGGATCGCTATATCGGGTTGGGCATCCCGGTGATCGTGGAGTCCTTTCAGCATCCGGTAGCGCCGTGGGATTTCCTGACCAAGATGATCTTTACCGTCACCTCACTGGGGACCGGCTTCAAGGGAGGGGAGGTGACCCCCTTGTTCTACATCGGTGCCACCCTCGGCAATGCCTTGGCGCCGCTGCTGCACCTGCCGTTTTCCCTGCTGGCGGGTATCGGATTCGTGGCGGTCTTTGCCGGTGCAGCCAACACGCCCATTGCCTCCACCATCATGGCCATTGAATTGTTCGGTCCGGAAATCGGCCCCTTCGCTGCGCTTGCCTGCGTGGTCAGCTATCTGTTTTCCGGGCATACCGGCATCTACCATGCGCAACGGATCGGTCAGGCCAAGCATCGTCCGCATCCGGAGGGGATGAAGATCTCCGAGGTCAGTGCCTACCGGGCAACACTGAAGAACAACTACCGGCAGCAAACCTCCGAAGCCGTGACAGAGAAGGCGCAAGGCCATGAATGA
- the glgB gene encoding 1,4-alpha-glucan branching protein GlgB, producing MVRSQSKSLTENADDHPSEISLDVTLATRLQEGRLGDPFALLGPREISGATGSGTRKAKQKRLRLCCYFPGASAVRVYASSPDAPGVPGALLDDLPEWSPAIETAAVGQSDENARAGSGIFYGEVTLPIRGATHAIPYVYHVAWPGRDGTETVQVTEDVYAFGLLLSDFDLHLFREGRHRQLARCFGSQVMVIDGVEGVRFAVWAPNAQRVSVIGDFNQWDGRRNPMRLRQSAGVWELFIPRLGEGALYKYEIIGPRGELLPGKADPMARATQAPPATASRVIDDRKLAAGHRWQDDAWLRQRPQRQSRQAPMSVYEVHPASWIRVTEEGNRNLDWNELADRLIPYVKGMGFTHVELLPVMEHPFGGSWGYQPLSQFAPSARFGPPTDFAAFVNACHRAEIGVLLDWVPAHFPSDAHGLAYFDGTPLYEHGDPREGIHQDWNTHIYNFGRHEVRGFLIASALEWLEHFHVDGLRVDAVASMLYRDYSRNAGEWVPNIYGGRENLEAVDFLRELNQTVAERCPGALMIAEESTAWPGVTAPVEKGGLGFSYKWNMGWMHDTLRYVERDSIHRRYHHHDMTFGMVYAFSESFVLPISHDEVVHGKGTLLQKMSGDAWQRLANLRAYLGFMWTHPGKKLLFMGCEFAENNEFNPDRSPHWDLLDDFRHRGVQRLVRDLNRLYVRTPALYRHDTEAKGFSWVVGDDAANSVFAYLRQTSDDGGQTDAHSMHASNETVLVVINMTPVPRHNYRVGVPPGEADQYQWEEILNTDAHCYGGANEGNGGQLTAQREPSHGQSASLVLTLPALSTLVLRRC from the coding sequence ATGGTACGGTCGCAAAGCAAGAGCCTCACTGAAAACGCAGATGATCATCCATCGGAAATCTCTTTGGATGTGACACTGGCGACCAGGCTGCAGGAAGGACGGCTGGGCGACCCCTTTGCATTGCTGGGGCCACGGGAGATCTCCGGCGCCACAGGTTCGGGGACTCGCAAAGCCAAACAAAAGCGGTTGCGGCTTTGCTGCTATTTTCCGGGCGCAAGCGCCGTGCGGGTATATGCCAGCTCACCCGACGCGCCCGGTGTGCCTGGAGCATTGCTGGACGATTTGCCCGAATGGTCGCCTGCCATCGAGACCGCCGCCGTGGGTCAAAGCGATGAAAACGCGCGTGCAGGCAGTGGCATTTTTTATGGTGAGGTAACGCTACCAATACGAGGCGCAACACACGCGATCCCCTATGTTTATCACGTTGCATGGCCGGGCAGGGATGGCACGGAAACGGTCCAGGTGACTGAAGATGTCTACGCCTTTGGCCTGTTGCTGAGCGACTTCGATCTGCATCTGTTTCGCGAAGGGCGGCATCGGCAACTGGCGCGCTGTTTCGGCTCGCAAGTGATGGTGATCGATGGCGTAGAGGGCGTGCGTTTCGCGGTCTGGGCCCCCAATGCGCAGCGTGTCTCGGTGATCGGCGATTTCAATCAGTGGGATGGCAGACGCAATCCCATGCGGCTGCGCCAGAGCGCCGGCGTATGGGAGTTGTTCATTCCGCGCCTGGGTGAGGGCGCGCTTTATAAGTATGAAATCATCGGCCCGCGCGGCGAACTGCTGCCTGGGAAGGCTGACCCGATGGCGCGCGCCACCCAAGCTCCTCCGGCCACCGCCTCGCGCGTCATCGATGACAGAAAACTGGCCGCAGGCCACCGCTGGCAGGATGATGCGTGGCTGCGCCAGCGTCCGCAGCGGCAGTCCCGCCAGGCGCCGATGTCGGTCTATGAAGTCCATCCGGCTTCCTGGATAAGGGTGACCGAAGAGGGCAATCGCAACCTCGACTGGAACGAGCTGGCCGACCGCTTGATTCCCTACGTCAAAGGCATGGGCTTCACGCATGTGGAGCTGCTGCCGGTGATGGAGCATCCGTTTGGCGGTTCATGGGGATACCAGCCCTTGTCGCAGTTCGCCCCGAGCGCCCGCTTCGGTCCGCCGACGGATTTTGCCGCCTTCGTGAATGCGTGCCATCGTGCTGAAATCGGGGTGCTGCTCGACTGGGTACCGGCGCATTTTCCTTCGGATGCGCACGGCCTGGCGTATTTTGATGGCACGCCTTTGTATGAACATGGCGATCCGCGCGAGGGCATTCATCAGGATTGGAATACCCATATCTACAATTTCGGGCGGCATGAAGTGCGCGGATTCCTCATCGCCAGCGCGCTCGAATGGCTGGAGCACTTTCATGTCGACGGCCTGCGTGTGGATGCGGTTGCTTCCATGCTCTATCGGGACTACAGCCGCAACGCCGGGGAATGGGTGCCCAATATTTATGGCGGCCGGGAAAACCTGGAAGCCGTGGATTTCCTGCGCGAGCTCAACCAGACGGTAGCCGAGCGCTGTCCCGGCGCACTGATGATCGCCGAGGAATCCACGGCCTGGCCCGGTGTCACGGCGCCGGTGGAGAAGGGCGGACTGGGGTTTTCCTACAAATGGAACATGGGCTGGATGCACGATACGCTACGCTACGTAGAACGCGACAGCATCCATCGGCGCTACCACCACCATGACATGACTTTCGGCATGGTCTACGCGTTCTCGGAATCCTTTGTGCTACCGATCTCGCACGATGAAGTGGTGCATGGAAAAGGCACGCTGTTGCAGAAGATGTCTGGCGACGCGTGGCAGCGCCTGGCCAATCTGCGGGCTTATCTGGGCTTCATGTGGACGCATCCCGGTAAAAAGCTGCTGTTCATGGGTTGCGAGTTTGCTGAAAACAACGAGTTCAATCCCGACCGATCCCCGCACTGGGATCTGCTGGATGATTTCCGTCATCGTGGCGTCCAGCGGCTGGTACGCGATCTGAACCGCCTGTATGTACGAACCCCGGCACTTTACCGCCATGACACGGAGGCAAAAGGCTTTTCGTGGGTGGTGGGCGATGATGCCGCGAACAGCGTATTCGCCTATCTTCGGCAGACGAGCGACGACGGCGGCCAAACCGATGCGCACAGCATGCATGCCAGTAATGAGACGGTATTGGTGGTGATCAACATGACGCCGGTGCCCCGTCACAACTACCGGGTCGGCGTGCCGCCAGGTGAGGCCGATCAGTATCAATGGGAAGAAATCCTCAATACCGACGCTCATTGCTATGGTGGTGCCAACGAGGGCAACGGCGGTCAACTGACCGCGCAACGGGAACCGTCTCATGGGCAGTCTGCCTCCCTGGTGCTGACCTTGCCTGCGTTATCGACCCTGGTGCTGCGTCGATGTTGA
- a CDS encoding acyltransferase family protein, translated as MDFQKNINGLRAIAVLLVLLHHFGVPGFRAGFIGVDIFFVISGYLITRNIVTNVDAGSFRLGAFYSARLRRIVPALVVVCVGTMLAFGTILSSADYLKLWRHLGAALLFFSNVAFQREAGYFDAVTTTKPLIHTWSLAVEWQFYFAFPLLLKVIPRKRLKLALLSLSGMSLAFCLWQTQHNPVAAFYLPFSRIWELLAGGLLALYPPQCAAWNKLKNLGALRLGGAMVLAGLMLTVTEQTLFPGWVALFPVLTGLLFIANGDVGFMRKCLQNGIAQFFGNISYSLYLWHWPIVVFLTLLQQGHLSSIARIGGISASIVLGYLCWRWIETPLRNDRQFWSNRRIGWSYAATCVLTGLGLVAAIKSGGMPFRLPQYVQRAELASADVNPRRAECFLERDDAKAAHPPTFCHSGRAGPATAILWGDSFADALQPAFDAASRQSNSSLEVATVSGCAPMDVFPYADAADRARFQSCASGYQAKVLQHIETSPTLHTVVMAMFYRLYAPGILTERLPVVVCRLKGLGRHVVLVAPIPVAQWDVPSTWAMEQLIRRKPIDSMAVPRDAQSDMEQVFATVESRIESLCGGVDIIRPMDVLCDERLCNLVEQGRSNYSDQWHLSATGAARLESRIAKLLRDG; from the coding sequence ATGGACTTTCAGAAAAACATCAATGGCTTGCGCGCCATCGCAGTGCTTTTGGTTCTCTTGCATCATTTCGGCGTCCCGGGTTTCCGCGCCGGCTTTATCGGCGTAGACATCTTTTTCGTCATTTCAGGCTACCTCATCACCCGCAACATCGTTACCAATGTGGACGCCGGCAGCTTCCGGCTGGGCGCATTCTATAGCGCGCGCCTGCGCCGTATTGTCCCCGCGCTGGTGGTTGTATGCGTGGGCACAATGCTGGCGTTCGGGACCATTCTGAGCTCGGCCGATTATCTGAAACTGTGGCGCCACCTCGGCGCGGCGCTGCTCTTTTTTTCGAATGTCGCGTTTCAGCGCGAGGCGGGTTATTTCGATGCCGTTACCACCACCAAGCCACTGATACATACCTGGTCACTGGCAGTGGAGTGGCAGTTTTATTTCGCATTCCCGTTATTGCTGAAGGTCATCCCCCGCAAACGTCTTAAGCTGGCCCTGTTGAGCTTGTCGGGGATGTCACTGGCTTTCTGCCTGTGGCAGACACAACACAATCCGGTTGCCGCCTTCTACCTGCCTTTTTCACGCATATGGGAATTGCTGGCCGGAGGACTGCTGGCCCTTTATCCACCTCAATGCGCGGCCTGGAACAAGTTGAAGAACCTGGGTGCCCTTCGCTTGGGAGGCGCTATGGTTCTGGCCGGTTTGATGTTGACGGTGACTGAGCAAACCTTGTTTCCTGGTTGGGTGGCATTGTTCCCGGTCTTGACGGGGCTTTTGTTCATCGCGAACGGAGACGTCGGGTTCATGCGCAAATGCCTTCAGAACGGGATCGCGCAATTTTTCGGAAACATCTCCTATTCGCTCTATTTGTGGCATTGGCCCATCGTCGTATTTCTCACGCTGCTTCAGCAGGGGCATCTTTCCAGCATTGCCAGGATCGGCGGCATCTCGGCCTCCATTGTGCTCGGCTATTTATGCTGGCGCTGGATAGAGACGCCACTGCGCAATGACCGCCAGTTCTGGAGCAATCGTCGCATCGGCTGGAGCTATGCAGCCACCTGCGTACTGACCGGACTTGGCCTGGTCGCTGCCATCAAATCCGGTGGTATGCCTTTTCGCCTGCCCCAATATGTGCAACGTGCCGAGCTGGCATCGGCGGACGTGAACCCAAGGCGCGCCGAATGTTTTCTGGAGCGGGATGATGCGAAAGCCGCGCATCCGCCCACCTTCTGCCATTCTGGCCGCGCTGGCCCTGCCACCGCCATCTTGTGGGGGGATTCCTTTGCCGACGCGCTGCAGCCCGCGTTCGATGCTGCGTCCAGGCAGAGCAATTCGAGTCTCGAGGTTGCGACCGTTTCGGGCTGCGCTCCGATGGACGTTTTTCCTTACGCCGACGCGGCGGATCGGGCAAGATTCCAATCCTGTGCCTCCGGCTATCAGGCAAAGGTCCTCCAGCATATAGAAACCTCGCCAACGCTCCATACGGTAGTGATGGCGATGTTCTATCGCCTCTACGCGCCAGGCATCCTCACTGAACGCTTGCCCGTGGTTGTCTGCCGCCTGAAAGGTCTCGGTCGCCACGTCGTGCTGGTCGCCCCGATCCCGGTTGCCCAGTGGGATGTGCCATCCACCTGGGCCATGGAACAACTGATCAGACGTAAACCCATCGACAGCATGGCCGTGCCACGGGATGCTCAATCCGACATGGAACAGGTGTTTGCGACCGTGGAGTCTCGCATCGAATCGCTGTGTGGCGGTGTCGACATCATTCGGCCGATGGATGTGCTCTGTGATGAGCGACTGTGCAACCTGGTTGAACAAGGCCGCTCCAATTACTCTGATCAATGGCACCTGTCTGCTACCGGTGCGGCGCGGCTTGAAAGCCGGATTGCCAAACTGCTGAGAGACGGTTGA
- a CDS encoding papain-like cysteine protease family protein encodes MKVSSFNVLSGTDHTSQGPEEANHMNRHLLNARDDTNDKKTPGAHMWASCILGKSRQAKLLNAAKGQKKDIPTQIRHGFRGGHMSTVGSSSTSMQVEVISDVPYIKQTGSYGCWDATMNMIRKYFGAEPLGKECFSYLYDAEGNPKALDSQLDYKTRNRRANLINIPAPEDKQWTIENLYSMLDKFGPVEATIYTDESYDHAIVLIGVDRAKENVIYHDPAEQEHEWMSLSDFNERFCWRDHRSALTAYKK; translated from the coding sequence ATGAAAGTTTCAAGCTTCAACGTCCTTTCAGGAACCGACCACACAAGCCAGGGCCCGGAAGAGGCCAACCACATGAATCGTCATCTGTTAAATGCGAGGGATGATACGAACGATAAGAAAACCCCAGGCGCCCACATGTGGGCTAGCTGTATTCTCGGGAAAAGTCGGCAAGCCAAATTACTCAACGCGGCAAAAGGTCAAAAAAAAGACATCCCGACTCAGATCAGACACGGCTTTCGAGGGGGCCACATGAGCACAGTTGGATCAAGCTCGACTTCAATGCAAGTGGAGGTGATTTCTGATGTGCCGTACATAAAACAAACTGGCTCGTACGGGTGCTGGGACGCAACGATGAATATGATTCGCAAATACTTTGGAGCAGAGCCTCTAGGAAAAGAATGCTTTAGTTATTTGTATGATGCGGAAGGGAATCCCAAAGCACTTGACAGTCAATTAGATTACAAGACGCGAAATCGACGAGCGAATCTTATCAATATCCCTGCTCCCGAAGACAAGCAATGGACTATCGAAAACTTATATTCGATGCTTGATAAATTCGGCCCCGTTGAAGCGACCATATACACTGACGAATCATATGACCACGCCATCGTTCTCATCGGTGTAGATAGAGCAAAAGAAAATGTGATCTATCACGACCCAGCAGAGCAAGAGCATGAATGGATGTCACTCTCCGACTTCAATGAACGCTTCTGCTGGAGAGATCACAGAAGCGCATTGACCGCTTATAAGAAGTAA